The proteins below are encoded in one region of Peptococcaceae bacterium 1198_IL3148:
- the cysK gene encoding cysteine synthase A, with protein MGKVLNNILDAIGNTPMVKLHRVVDHCPANIYAKIESSNPSGSAKARTALGMILAAEKEGILKPESIIIEPTSGNQGIALSMVGAVRGYRTIIVMPDNMSVERQQLIKAYGAEIVLTPANENVEGAVKKAQQLVRTTPHAWMPNQFENSANPKFHEQTTAQEILEQLDQPIDALIAGVGTGGTLSGVAHVLKKHFPQLKVYAVEPSNSAVIAGKPAGPHKLQGIGDGFVPANLDMSILDSPISVSDEDAINTARRLAREEGLLVGISSGAAVWAACEVGKQLGAGKNILTILVDTGERYLSTDLFKDL; from the coding sequence TTGGGTAAAGTTTTAAATAATATTCTGGACGCCATTGGCAATACGCCAATGGTTAAATTACATCGGGTGGTGGACCATTGTCCCGCTAATATTTATGCTAAAATTGAATCGTCTAACCCCAGTGGCAGTGCCAAGGCCAGAACTGCCCTGGGCATGATCCTGGCTGCTGAAAAGGAAGGCATCCTTAAACCGGAATCAATAATTATTGAACCCACCAGTGGCAATCAGGGGATTGCCTTGTCAATGGTGGGAGCAGTGCGAGGTTACCGCACAATTATTGTGATGCCTGACAACATGAGCGTTGAGCGACAACAACTTATAAAAGCATATGGCGCTGAAATAGTATTAACACCGGCAAATGAAAATGTAGAGGGGGCTGTAAAAAAAGCACAGCAACTTGTACGCACAACTCCCCATGCCTGGATGCCCAATCAATTTGAAAATAGTGCTAATCCCAAATTCCATGAACAAACAACAGCCCAAGAAATTCTAGAGCAACTTGATCAACCGATAGACGCCCTTATTGCCGGGGTGGGTACTGGGGGTACTCTGTCGGGGGTTGCCCATGTATTAAAGAAACACTTTCCCCAGCTAAAGGTTTATGCAGTGGAACCCAGTAATTCGGCGGTAATAGCAGGAAAACCAGCTGGACCCCACAAACTGCAAGGCATTGGTGACGGATTTGTGCCGGCTAATTTAGATATGTCAATCTTAGACTCCCCTATTTCGGTATCCGATGAGGATGCCATCAACACTGCGCGCCGTTTAGCCAGAGAAGAAGGTTTACTGGTGGGAATATCCAGTGGTGCCGCAGTGTGGGCAGCATGTGAAGTTGGCAAGCAACTGGGGGCTGGGAAAAATATTTTAACGATACTGGTTGATACCGGCGAACGTTATTTAAGTACCGATTTATTTAAAGATTTATAA
- a CDS encoding putative PEP-binding protein, giving the protein MLFSNRGFDFRVQADIENVNEIENAIEKGAKGIGILRTESLYQDKEYNEEEQYQYYRQVFAQGGNNPITIRTFDGGSTVQPFGLWGIRNSIANPDTFQGQLRAVLRASEGYNVRIAIPGVADIEQFKWAKEQLHLVRKQLSEQGFTYNANTPLGIMVEIPSLVISLEMLTHEVNFYIVDADKLLKYLMALDTDGPMLTQLTDPMHPALLRAIKQIIDVKPENPLDVMVCGAITEYKQVLPIFKGIGIAGIAVRSDKISDTLKVIDKLDAENAARIAAKALVLSSADRIRTYVDSALDKLGI; this is encoded by the coding sequence ATGCTATTTAGTAACCGTGGGTTTGATTTTAGAGTACAGGCCGATATCGAAAATGTTAATGAGATAGAAAATGCTATAGAAAAGGGCGCAAAAGGGATTGGAATATTAAGAACCGAATCATTATATCAAGATAAAGAATATAATGAAGAAGAACAATATCAATATTACCGTCAGGTTTTTGCCCAGGGTGGTAATAACCCCATCACCATTCGTACCTTTGATGGTGGTTCTACGGTACAGCCCTTTGGCCTTTGGGGAATAAGAAATAGCATTGCAAACCCTGACACTTTCCAAGGACAGTTGCGAGCAGTGCTGCGGGCAAGTGAAGGATACAATGTTAGAATTGCCATTCCCGGAGTTGCCGATATAGAGCAATTTAAATGGGCGAAGGAACAACTTCATTTAGTGCGCAAACAGCTTAGTGAACAGGGGTTTACCTATAACGCTAATACACCCCTTGGTATAATGGTAGAAATACCATCGCTAGTTATCTCATTGGAGATGTTAACCCATGAAGTTAACTTTTACATTGTTGACGCTGATAAATTACTTAAGTACTTGATGGCATTGGATACCGATGGTCCGATGTTGACACAGCTAACAGACCCGATGCATCCGGCGTTGCTGCGAGCAATTAAGCAAATAATAGATGTTAAACCAGAAAACCCGTTAGATGTTATGGTTTGTGGTGCCATCACAGAATATAAACAGGTGCTTCCCATATTTAAAGGAATTGGCATTGCCGGGATAGCGGTTAGGTCCGACAAAATATCAGATACCCTAAAGGTGATAGATAAGTTAGATGCAGAAAATGCAGCTAGAATTGCGGCTAAAGCGCTGGTGCTATCCAGTGCCGATAGAATTAGAACCTATGTTGATTCAGCTTTGGATAAGCTTGGTATATAA